In Bythopirellula goksoeyrii, a single window of DNA contains:
- a CDS encoding MFS transporter, producing the protein MGQTEHHQTPPEDRISLIQKSAYSVGMLVNNLQAAALPAMVVILNLGLGMSPVLVGIIGFAPRIFDALSDPMMGYISDNTKSRWGRRRPYIFAGAILAGIVFAAMWQLPPGHSESFYFWTFLTASILYFLTYTIYATPFVAFGFEMTPDYHERTRLQAFANTVGQLAWLGVPWFYAIMASELFDNTVHGARVLALWVGGAICLLGVFPAIFCREKIVPLPAQTLSNKEDNVKGFWGHSKDFFQGIGTALSCRPFAKLCSSTFLVFNGYQLGASFSLYVIIYYVFFGDDKQAGSLFGWFGTLTAVSTLVVIPLTAWISTKIGKRETFLITISLSLVGYALKWVGYNPEHPYWLLASCPFVAFGTGSLFTLMGSMVADVCDYDELESYQRREGVFGAIYWWMVKVGMALAGLLTGVMLEASGFDVALESSQSERTLWLLRVFDVGVPLISSAVAIWIISTYEITEARAYEIRAELERRRGKPEELLVAEGDSV; encoded by the coding sequence GTGGGACAGACTGAACATCACCAGACACCGCCTGAGGATCGGATTTCTCTGATCCAAAAATCTGCCTATTCAGTCGGCATGCTAGTCAACAATTTACAGGCGGCTGCGCTCCCCGCGATGGTTGTCATTCTCAATCTGGGGCTCGGCATGAGCCCGGTTCTGGTAGGCATCATCGGCTTTGCTCCCCGCATCTTCGATGCCCTCTCTGATCCGATGATGGGATACATCTCCGACAATACAAAGTCCCGCTGGGGCAGACGCAGGCCCTACATCTTTGCCGGCGCTATTCTTGCCGGGATTGTCTTCGCTGCGATGTGGCAACTTCCGCCGGGCCACTCGGAGAGTTTTTACTTCTGGACATTTCTGACCGCTTCGATCCTCTATTTCCTCACCTATACCATCTATGCAACTCCTTTCGTTGCCTTCGGCTTCGAGATGACGCCCGACTATCATGAGCGAACTCGCCTACAAGCCTTTGCCAATACCGTCGGTCAACTCGCTTGGTTGGGGGTTCCATGGTTCTATGCGATCATGGCGAGCGAATTGTTTGACAATACGGTGCATGGTGCCCGCGTGTTGGCACTTTGGGTGGGAGGGGCCATCTGTCTGCTGGGGGTTTTTCCAGCTATCTTCTGCCGAGAGAAGATCGTTCCGCTGCCGGCACAAACTCTCTCAAATAAAGAGGACAACGTCAAAGGCTTCTGGGGCCATTCGAAGGATTTTTTTCAGGGCATCGGCACGGCGCTCTCGTGTCGCCCCTTCGCAAAACTTTGCTCCTCAACGTTTCTTGTATTCAATGGCTACCAATTGGGAGCGTCCTTTTCGCTCTACGTTATTATTTACTACGTATTCTTTGGAGATGACAAACAAGCCGGTAGCTTGTTTGGTTGGTTTGGAACCCTCACCGCCGTCAGCACCTTGGTAGTCATTCCCTTGACCGCCTGGATTTCGACCAAAATTGGCAAACGCGAAACGTTTTTGATTACGATATCTCTCTCACTAGTCGGTTATGCATTGAAGTGGGTCGGCTACAATCCGGAACATCCGTATTGGCTGTTGGCTTCCTGCCCTTTTGTGGCCTTCGGCACCGGCTCACTGTTCACGCTCATGGGTTCGATGGTGGCCGACGTATGCGACTACGACGAACTCGAGAGCTATCAGCGTCGTGAAGGGGTTTTCGGGGCCATCTATTGGTGGATGGTCAAGGTAGGGATGGCGCTGGCAGGACTCCTGACTGGAGTCATGTTGGAAGCATCAGGTTTTGATGTTGCACTAGAGTCTTCTCAATCAGAACGCACCTTATGGTTGCTGAGAGTATTTGACGTTGGCGTTCCTCTGATAAGCTCTGCCGTCGCGATATGGATCATATCAACGTACGAAATCACAGAAGCTCGGGCCTACGAGATACGTGCAGAACTAGAACGTCGTCGAGGGAAACCGGAAGAACTTCTCGTTGCAGAGGGAGACTCCGTCTGA
- a CDS encoding glycosyl hydrolase family 17 protein, with amino-acid sequence MATRLSRFAIVLWVVWVWSLTNRPVLADEHVVPEGASVDSAEHEFVLREFTPVLKDKWIGQGISYGPYREEESPGGLQPTREKLTEDLNLLSQHWNLLRMYGAGESAEEVLKIIHEKRLPFKMMLGAWIVPEESSANPLLAKEANRMEIATAIRLANAFPEEVIAVSVGNETQVFWSDHRTPPEELIRHIREVRSATNVPVTTADDFNFWNKPESKQIADEIDFIVTHIHALWAGLELSKAMEWTEKIYGEVKKEYPDKMVVIGEAGWATQVHNEGEQAKLIKGEVGESEQRQYYEQFTEWAREHKICTFYFEAFDEPWKGGPHPNEVEKHWGLYRVDRTPKKALAGSEE; translated from the coding sequence ATGGCTACTCGTCTCTCAAGGTTTGCGATAGTGCTGTGGGTCGTATGGGTTTGGTCTCTAACTAATAGACCAGTACTTGCTGATGAACATGTAGTTCCTGAGGGAGCAAGTGTCGATTCTGCTGAGCATGAGTTCGTCTTGCGAGAGTTCACTCCTGTCCTCAAAGACAAGTGGATTGGCCAAGGCATATCCTACGGCCCTTATCGTGAGGAAGAGTCACCGGGCGGCCTTCAGCCAACGCGCGAGAAACTAACCGAAGATTTGAATTTGCTTTCTCAACATTGGAATTTGCTCCGGATGTATGGGGCGGGCGAATCAGCCGAGGAAGTTCTCAAGATTATTCACGAGAAGCGTCTCCCGTTCAAGATGATGCTAGGAGCTTGGATTGTACCCGAGGAGAGTTCTGCCAATCCCTTACTGGCAAAAGAAGCAAATAGAATGGAAATTGCTACGGCTATCCGTTTGGCAAATGCGTTTCCCGAAGAGGTCATTGCCGTGAGTGTGGGCAATGAAACTCAGGTGTTTTGGTCAGATCACCGCACTCCTCCGGAAGAACTGATTCGTCACATTCGAGAAGTCCGCTCTGCGACGAACGTGCCTGTAACGACCGCAGACGACTTCAATTTTTGGAATAAACCCGAGAGTAAACAGATCGCCGATGAAATCGACTTCATCGTTACGCATATCCACGCCTTGTGGGCAGGGCTGGAATTGTCAAAGGCGATGGAGTGGACCGAAAAAATCTATGGTGAGGTAAAAAAAGAATATCCCGATAAAATGGTAGTCATTGGTGAGGCAGGTTGGGCCACTCAAGTTCACAACGAAGGAGAGCAAGCAAAACTCATCAAAGGAGAAGTAGGTGAGTCGGAGCAACGTCAGTACTACGAGCAATTTACCGAATGGGCTCGAGAACACAAGATTTGTACATTCTACTTTGAGGCGTTTGACGAACCCTGGAAAGGTGGCCCTCATCCGAACGAAGTAGAGAAACACTGGGGGCTTTATCGAGTTGATCGTACTCCCAAGAAGGCTCTGGCCGGTTCCGAAGAATAG
- a CDS encoding coagulation factor 5/8 type domain-containing protein encodes MAPGNLGSIVSLFLIAWILGHDSLIGSSNLAAKEPSPALNVDAVPPAPDLGPNVFVFEPGQGEAQHQIDTVFAQQERAQFGKGRFALLFKPGNYELEVPVGFYTHVAGLGESPSDVTIAGHVWTDAAWMNRNATCNFWRAVENLTVAPPDGVNIWAISQAAPLRRTHIQGELKLSSGGWSSGGFMADCNVDGSVQPGTQQQWFSRNCEWREWNGGAWNMVFVGCNDAPEGEWPDVPFTVVDQTHVVREKPYLVAKDDGQWFVLVPPLRRKGTTGITWNDEESRGELLPLERFHIARPDRDTAESVNNALQSGKHLLFTPGVYSFDDTIVVTRPDTVIFGLGLPSLTSSSGKPTLRVEAGEGVIISGILFDASPKEVETLVQIGLPNRNVGHEENPTCLHDIFCRVGGNGEGKAKQMVTIYDNHVVGDNLWLWRADHGNNVGWDENTCDTGLRVEGDDVTIYALFVEHTQKHQTVWNGNGGRVFFYQSEMPYDPPSQEAWRSDTGEGYASYKVGEKVVSHEAWGLGVYHVFKDAVVIAENAIETPISQGVVVHHALTHRLSGGQPGSGILNVINGQGGEVVTRQKATVK; translated from the coding sequence ATGGCTCCCGGAAACCTCGGATCAATCGTCTCATTGTTTCTAATCGCCTGGATACTTGGTCACGATTCGCTAATAGGTTCATCGAATCTTGCTGCCAAGGAGCCGTCGCCAGCACTTAACGTAGATGCGGTTCCGCCTGCACCTGACCTTGGGCCAAATGTTTTCGTATTCGAACCAGGGCAAGGCGAGGCACAACATCAGATCGACACAGTTTTCGCTCAGCAGGAGCGGGCGCAATTCGGTAAGGGTCGATTTGCGCTGCTCTTCAAGCCGGGGAACTATGAGCTTGAAGTACCGGTTGGTTTTTATACCCATGTGGCAGGGCTGGGCGAATCGCCCAGTGATGTGACGATCGCGGGCCACGTTTGGACGGACGCAGCATGGATGAATCGAAACGCTACATGCAATTTCTGGAGGGCAGTCGAGAATCTCACTGTAGCGCCACCGGATGGGGTGAACATTTGGGCAATTTCGCAGGCAGCGCCCTTGCGGCGTACACATATTCAAGGGGAACTCAAGCTGTCCTCTGGAGGCTGGTCGAGCGGTGGGTTCATGGCGGACTGCAATGTGGATGGGAGTGTCCAGCCCGGTACACAGCAACAGTGGTTCTCGAGAAATTGTGAGTGGCGAGAGTGGAATGGTGGTGCTTGGAATATGGTCTTCGTGGGGTGCAACGATGCGCCTGAAGGCGAATGGCCTGATGTGCCGTTTACCGTGGTTGACCAGACACATGTCGTCCGCGAGAAACCGTACCTTGTAGCCAAGGACGACGGGCAATGGTTCGTGCTGGTCCCGCCGCTCCGCCGCAAGGGGACGACTGGGATTACGTGGAATGATGAGGAATCACGAGGGGAACTGCTGCCGCTGGAGAGATTTCACATTGCGCGGCCTGATCGCGATACAGCCGAGAGCGTAAACAATGCTCTACAATCTGGAAAGCATCTGCTCTTCACCCCAGGGGTTTATTCATTCGATGATACGATTGTTGTTACTCGACCTGACACAGTAATTTTTGGCCTGGGTTTACCAAGCCTAACTTCCTCCTCCGGCAAGCCAACCTTACGCGTGGAAGCCGGCGAGGGAGTCATCATTAGCGGAATTCTTTTCGACGCCAGCCCGAAAGAAGTGGAAACGCTGGTGCAAATTGGACTTCCAAATCGAAACGTAGGTCATGAGGAGAATCCGACTTGTTTGCACGACATTTTTTGCCGCGTGGGAGGCAATGGCGAGGGTAAGGCGAAGCAGATGGTGACGATCTATGACAACCATGTGGTTGGCGACAATCTATGGCTGTGGCGCGCTGACCATGGCAACAACGTGGGCTGGGATGAAAACACTTGTGACACGGGGCTGCGGGTCGAGGGAGATGATGTAACGATTTATGCCCTGTTTGTCGAGCATACACAGAAGCACCAGACGGTTTGGAATGGCAATGGAGGGCGTGTCTTTTTCTATCAGAGCGAAATGCCCTACGATCCCCCTTCGCAGGAAGCTTGGCGGAGCGACACTGGCGAAGGGTATGCGTCGTACAAGGTCGGTGAAAAGGTGGTGAGCCACGAGGCATGGGGTCTGGGAGTTTACCATGTGTTCAAAGATGCAGTTGTGATTGCTGAGAACGCAATCGAAACGCCCATTTCCCAGGGCGTCGTCGTTCACCATGCGTTGACGCATCGCCTCTCGGGAGGTCAGCCGGGAAGTGGGATTCTCAACGTGATCAACGGACAAGGAGGCGAAGTCGTCACTCGGCAAAAGGCAACCGTGAAGTAG
- a CDS encoding glycoside hydrolase family 30 protein — translation MERTHEHLSSANDSELPTIRIQKEQRFQKIFGFGGAFTESTAYVLNQLDSEKRKEVINSYFSPAGANYSLTRTHINSCDFSLDTYAYANTASDINLVDFSVEPDLDDLVPLIQDALAVPHAEFKIIASPWTAPPWMKDNNLWYGGSLKSEFYPTWALYFSKYIQEYEKLGIPIWSVTVENEPLGNGAQWESMIYTPATMADFIKNHLGPRFQEDGIDTKILIYDQNRDHLKQWVTEVFSDPEVAKFVYGTAVHWYSSTVEWYPEVLTEVHEAFPDKPLIETEGCIDAEIPHWQDDDWYWSKEATDWGYDWAPEEDKHLHPKYVPVYRYARDIIGGLNSWLSGWVDWNLVLDDKGGPNHAKNWCIAPVLVKPETKEVYYTPLYYVMAHFSKFIRPGAIRLGIDCEAKDLMVTACSNPNGSIAVVALNQTEKAVSYKLVCDNLHTTLTIPAEAIQTIVLD, via the coding sequence ATGGAACGAACCCACGAACATCTGTCTAGTGCTAATGACTCAGAGCTTCCCACTATCCGAATTCAGAAAGAGCAACGTTTTCAAAAAATCTTCGGCTTCGGGGGTGCTTTCACCGAATCCACCGCGTATGTATTGAATCAGCTAGATAGTGAGAAGAGAAAGGAAGTCATCAACTCCTACTTCAGCCCTGCAGGTGCAAACTATTCCTTGACTCGGACGCACATTAATAGTTGCGATTTCTCACTCGATACCTATGCCTATGCCAATACGGCGAGCGATATCAATCTCGTAGATTTTAGTGTCGAGCCCGACCTCGATGATCTCGTTCCCCTCATCCAGGACGCCTTGGCAGTTCCACATGCCGAGTTCAAGATCATTGCCTCTCCCTGGACCGCTCCCCCCTGGATGAAAGATAATAACCTCTGGTATGGCGGTTCCCTCAAGTCAGAATTCTATCCAACATGGGCACTCTATTTCTCGAAGTATATTCAGGAATATGAAAAGCTGGGCATCCCCATTTGGTCGGTCACTGTCGAGAACGAACCGCTTGGAAATGGTGCCCAATGGGAGAGCATGATATACACCCCTGCCACGATGGCTGACTTCATCAAGAATCACCTTGGCCCTCGCTTCCAAGAGGATGGAATCGATACCAAGATACTCATTTACGACCAAAATCGAGACCATCTGAAGCAGTGGGTTACCGAAGTCTTTAGCGACCCCGAAGTAGCCAAGTTCGTGTACGGGACAGCCGTCCATTGGTACAGCAGTACGGTCGAATGGTATCCCGAAGTTCTTACCGAAGTGCATGAAGCATTTCCTGACAAGCCGCTAATCGAAACCGAAGGTTGCATCGACGCAGAGATACCACATTGGCAAGATGACGATTGGTACTGGAGTAAAGAAGCGACGGATTGGGGGTATGACTGGGCACCCGAAGAGGACAAACACCTTCACCCGAAATACGTGCCCGTCTACCGATATGCCCGAGATATAATCGGAGGACTCAACTCTTGGCTCAGCGGTTGGGTCGACTGGAATCTCGTGCTAGACGACAAGGGAGGTCCCAACCATGCGAAGAACTGGTGTATCGCGCCTGTCCTGGTGAAACCTGAAACCAAGGAAGTCTATTACACTCCGCTCTACTATGTGATGGCGCACTTCAGCAAATTCATTCGACCTGGTGCGATCCGACTAGGAATCGATTGTGAAGCGAAAGATCTCATGGTCACTGCCTGCAGCAATCCCAATGGCAGCATCGCCGTGGTCGCGCTCAACCAAACAGAAAAAGCAGTAAGCTACAAACTCGTATGTGACAACCTTCACACGACACTTACTATACCAGCTGAAGCGATTCAAACAATTGTGCTAGATTAG
- a CDS encoding endo-1,4-beta-xylanase: MNHWLKGPCRWKWLVFSLLSILVLRPAVAADLVLSDFNGTGFDYTFGGFNQSTGVNSVRIHDPVDDSGGAGIGLSLDLASHADSRFVVDLFPNAGNGVDKFDLELIDSSGRTGKWTFGVSSLDIGVPSTLVSATTLANPTHGVGDFANLDLSDITTWQVLGTFSSPSPFDLSFDRVAISDTVPAPPAYPGAEPDALWRTEAAARIEANRKADIQINVTDSLGNAVSGAEVSVQMTEHEFGFGSAVVASRLRDSNPVHDAYKQKVSELFNLATIENNLKWPPWEGEWGSNFTQSGAQNAVNWLAGQDISVRGHTLVWPGYSNLPTPIKNLLDNAPLNGAQQQQLRTAIADHIADIAGTFAGQLSAWDVINETRTNHDVMDNLSEGDLAMVDWFNAALAADPTAKRYINNFGILSSGGGTNTFNQQEYFDTVEFLVNNNAPIDGIGFQGHFSQGDLTGPEDLWTIFDRFAQLGLDMQITEFDFGTSDEQLQAEYTRDFLTAVFAHEDIDDFLMWGFWEDAHWRPEAAMFSSDWTMKPNGQAYLDLVYSDWWTDEELTSELAGSIDLRGFKGDYEITVTHNGAVQVVTASLTDGGLILDVALPTLSADFDGDGNVDGKDLTVWSTWYGTSSGAVQSSGDANGDGIVDGRDFLLWQRQFGSSPSLPVAVVPEPTSWGLMLILVLVQGSYFLRNRCLQPA, encoded by the coding sequence ATGAATCACTGGCTTAAAGGCCCTTGTCGCTGGAAGTGGCTAGTATTTTCTCTACTCAGCATTCTCGTTCTACGGCCAGCTGTTGCTGCAGATCTCGTCTTGTCGGATTTTAACGGCACAGGCTTTGACTATACGTTTGGCGGCTTTAATCAGTCTACTGGAGTGAACTCAGTTCGCATCCATGACCCGGTGGATGATTCGGGTGGTGCTGGTATTGGCCTTTCGCTTGACCTCGCTTCTCACGCCGATAGCCGTTTCGTGGTCGATTTGTTTCCAAACGCTGGCAATGGAGTAGACAAGTTTGATCTCGAACTGATTGACTCCTCTGGTAGAACAGGTAAATGGACGTTTGGTGTTTCAAGTCTTGATATCGGCGTTCCCAGTACATTGGTTTCCGCGACTACCCTCGCCAATCCGACGCATGGCGTCGGCGACTTTGCCAATTTAGATCTCAGCGATATCACCACTTGGCAAGTACTTGGTACTTTCAGTTCGCCTTCCCCATTCGATTTGAGCTTCGATAGGGTGGCGATCTCTGATACCGTTCCCGCCCCACCGGCCTACCCAGGTGCTGAGCCAGATGCTCTGTGGCGGACTGAAGCCGCAGCGCGTATCGAAGCCAATCGCAAAGCCGATATTCAAATCAATGTCACAGACTCTCTCGGCAATGCAGTTTCTGGCGCGGAGGTCTCCGTGCAGATGACAGAACATGAATTCGGGTTTGGATCGGCAGTTGTCGCCAGCAGACTACGAGATAGCAACCCAGTTCATGACGCGTACAAGCAGAAAGTCTCTGAACTGTTCAATCTGGCCACCATCGAAAACAATCTGAAGTGGCCACCTTGGGAAGGTGAGTGGGGCAGCAATTTTACTCAGTCTGGTGCTCAGAATGCTGTGAATTGGCTTGCTGGGCAAGACATCAGCGTCCGCGGTCACACGCTTGTTTGGCCAGGTTACAGCAACTTGCCGACACCGATTAAGAATTTGCTCGACAATGCGCCACTCAACGGGGCACAGCAACAACAGCTGCGCACTGCTATCGCTGATCACATAGCCGACATCGCTGGTACGTTTGCTGGTCAACTATCAGCCTGGGATGTGATTAATGAGACTCGCACCAATCATGATGTCATGGATAATCTCTCGGAGGGAGACCTGGCCATGGTCGATTGGTTCAATGCTGCCTTGGCTGCTGACCCGACAGCGAAGCGATATATCAATAATTTTGGCATTCTCTCTTCGGGTGGCGGGACGAACACTTTCAACCAACAAGAATACTTCGACACGGTGGAATTCCTCGTAAACAACAATGCCCCGATTGACGGCATCGGTTTTCAAGGACATTTTTCACAAGGAGATTTGACGGGTCCTGAGGATCTGTGGACGATATTTGATCGTTTTGCTCAGCTTGGACTTGATATGCAAATCACAGAATTCGACTTCGGCACTTCAGATGAGCAACTCCAAGCTGAATATACTCGTGATTTTCTGACGGCGGTGTTCGCTCATGAAGACATTGATGACTTCCTGATGTGGGGCTTCTGGGAAGACGCTCATTGGCGACCAGAAGCGGCGATGTTCAGCAGTGATTGGACGATGAAGCCGAATGGTCAAGCCTATCTTGATTTGGTCTACTCCGATTGGTGGACGGATGAGGAACTGACTTCAGAACTCGCCGGTTCTATCGATCTCAGAGGATTCAAAGGCGACTATGAGATCACCGTGACGCACAACGGGGCAGTTCAAGTTGTTACCGCAAGTCTGACCGACGGCGGACTGATTCTTGATGTCGCGCTTCCAACCCTTAGTGCAGACTTTGATGGGGACGGTAACGTTGATGGAAAGGACCTCACGGTGTGGTCAACATGGTATGGAACTTCCTCTGGTGCAGTGCAGTCGTCGGGCGATGCGAATGGTGACGGAATTGTCGACGGCAGGGATTTCTTGCTATGGCAAAGACAATTTGGCAGTTCGCCAAGTCTGCCGGTCGCAGTTGTACCAGAACCGACTTCATGGGGCTTGATGCTAATACTTGTTCTTGTTCAAGGCAGCTATTTCCTCCGTAATAGGTGTCTTCAACCTGCATGA
- a CDS encoding LacI family DNA-binding transcriptional regulator has translation MPVSINDIARKAGVSHSTVARVLRGDVKGAQKRSAEKSAEILRLSAELGYQPDWRARALSRRKTQTIGLLYSNPSWIFEDPMNEIAVSFTESLQQHNYDLRLIPANSQEHWKELIYGGAVDGLAMLLHIPEGTEDAIWKSGLPTILLGDKLGDEVPHVVPDDVGGAYSATRHLIGLGHKSIAFYIDESIRFHVSVDERRQGFNRAIEEAGDCVRGETWQIGSDEAIDRLLTHDRPTALLGYCHVEALKITHAAWAHGLSIPTDLSLIAFNDIMMTRHMTPPLSVVGYDMKEMGHRGAEMLVRCIEKPASKKLQNVVLRQKLIIRGTTAPPASRI, from the coding sequence TTGCCAGTTTCAATCAATGATATTGCCCGAAAAGCTGGAGTCTCGCACTCGACGGTCGCGCGCGTCCTGAGGGGCGACGTGAAAGGCGCCCAGAAACGTAGTGCTGAGAAATCTGCGGAAATTCTCCGCCTGTCAGCAGAACTCGGATATCAACCCGATTGGCGAGCACGGGCCCTATCTCGTCGCAAAACACAGACGATTGGCCTGCTCTATTCAAATCCAAGTTGGATTTTTGAGGATCCTATGAATGAAATTGCAGTCTCATTTACTGAGTCACTGCAACAACATAACTATGATTTGCGCTTGATTCCCGCCAACTCGCAGGAACATTGGAAGGAACTCATCTACGGAGGTGCCGTCGACGGGCTGGCAATGCTGCTACATATCCCCGAAGGCACCGAGGATGCTATTTGGAAAAGCGGGCTACCTACGATCTTATTAGGAGATAAGCTCGGCGACGAAGTGCCTCATGTGGTTCCGGATGATGTGGGGGGCGCCTATTCGGCTACTCGCCACTTGATCGGACTCGGGCATAAATCCATCGCCTTCTATATCGATGAATCAATTCGCTTCCATGTGAGCGTGGATGAAAGACGGCAAGGTTTCAACCGAGCTATTGAAGAGGCAGGCGACTGTGTGCGAGGAGAAACCTGGCAGATCGGGTCCGATGAAGCAATCGACCGTTTGCTGACCCATGACCGACCGACCGCGCTACTTGGGTATTGCCACGTAGAAGCCTTGAAAATCACTCACGCAGCATGGGCTCACGGACTGTCGATTCCAACAGACTTAAGCCTTATTGCCTTTAACGACATTATGATGACACGACACATGACTCCACCTCTTTCTGTTGTCGGATACGACATGAAAGAGATGGGGCATCGTGGAGCTGAAATGCTGGTGCGCTGTATCGAAAAGCCAGCCTCGAAAAAACTGCAAAACGTAGTATTACGTCAGAAACTTATTATTCGTGGCACGACGGCTCCACCAGCGTCAAGGATCTAA